The following are encoded together in the Choristoneura fumiferana chromosome 4, NRCan_CFum_1, whole genome shotgun sequence genome:
- the LOC141427283 gene encoding oxamate amidohydrolase proenzyme-like, producing the protein MERSVKATQGMVVTPHHLATQTAITILREGGTAMEAMVAAAATIAVVFPHMNSIGGDGFWLIVPPHDDPVVIEACGSAGSLANHEFFEGLKTIPYRGVKSATTVPGTIGGWQEALNLVDECGYKKISTTRLLADAIKYAEDGFPVSESLRLGLNVAEQYEDNTDTFKKIFFADGKVPREGEILQQKKLANTLKDLAQNGLKSFYRGKVAELIAEDMSNLGIAVTKCDLENYAAVRRTPLRFLHKTGELFNVPPPTQGLVSLAVLGMLEKLNIDGENEGEFIHATVEATKQGFDLRDQYITDPKYMKVSNPQFLLCNRMINDMVKNISLDQASATGEGKGPGDTIWMGVMDNKGFSVSFIQSIYHNFGSGIVLPNTGILLHNRGTAFTLDQHHLLSIKPGKKPFHTLNPAVAKFNDGRVMVYGTRGGDGQPQTQAAIFHRYAVQGKGLQESVSRPRWVYGRTVGDIIDVLRLEGRFNNETVDYLKARGHKIRMLPDFSEDVGQAGALVRHVDGTLEGAGDPRSDGYAAGF; encoded by the coding sequence ATGGAGAGAAGCGTTAAAGCTACTCAGGGAATGGTGGTCACTCCCCACCATCTAGCAACTCAAACGGCGATCACCATTCTAAGAGAAGGGGGTACTGCGATGGAAGCCATGGTGGCGGCAGCAGCAACTATCGCCGTGGTGTTCCCACACATGAACAGCATTGGAGGTGATGGTTTCTGGCTCATAGTACCACCTCATGATGACCCAGTAGTTATTGAAGCGTGCGGAAGCGCTGGAAGCTTAGCCAACCACGAATTCTTCGAAGGCCTGAAGACTATACCCTATAGAGGCGTAAAATCAGCCACTACCGTACCAGGAACAATAGGAGGATGGCAAGAAGCGCTAAATTTAGTTGATGAATGCGGATATAAGAAAATATCCACCACGAGGTTACTAGCCGATGCCATCAAGTACGCAGAAGATGGCTTTCCTGTATCAGAATCTTTACGACTTGGATTAAATGTAGCGGAACAGTACGAAGATAATACAGACACCttcaaaaagattttttttgctgacggaAAAGTGCCAAGAGAAGGTGAAatattacaacaaaaaaaattagcaaATACTTTGAAAGATTTGGCTCAGAACGGTTTAAAAAGTTTCTATCGCGGCAAAGTAGCTGAACTGATAGCAGAGGACATGAGCAATTTAGGAATTGCTGTAACTAAATGTGATCTTGAAAATTATGCAGCCGTTAGGCGAACTCCTCTGCGATTCTTGCATAAAACTGGTGAGCTGTTTAATGTCCCCCCACCAACACAAGGCTTAGTTTCTTTAGCTGTTCTGGGAATGttagaaaagttaaatatcGATGGGGAAAATGAAGGAGAGTTCATACATGCAACAGTAGAAGCTACAAAGCAAGGATTTGATTTGAGGGACCAATACATTACCGACCCGAAATATATGAAAGTGTCGAACCCACAATTTCTATTGTGTAATCGAATGATAAATGACATGGTGAAAAACATTAGTCTAGACCAAGCAAGTGCAACTGGAGAAGGGAAAGGTCCCGGCGATACTATTTGGATGGGAGTGATGGACAACAAAGGCTTCTCTGTTTCGTTCATCCAAAGCATTTACCATAATTTTGGAAGTGGAATCGTTTTGCCGAACACTGGTATTCTTTTACACAACCGAGGTACTGCTTTCACTTTAGACCAACACCATTTGTTGTCGATAAAGCCGGGTAAGAAACCATTTCATACTTTAAACCCAGCTGTGGCCAAGTTTAATGATGGCAGGGTTATGGTGTACGGGACACGAGGTGGGGATGGGCAACCTCAGACGCAAGCAGCTATATTTCATAGATATGCCGTCCAAGGAAAAGGTTTGCAGGAATCGGTTTCAAGACCTCGCTGGGTTTATGGAAGGACTGTTGGGGATATAATTGACGTTTTAAGGCTTGAAGGAAGGTTTAATAATGAAACTGTGGATTATCTGAAAGCTAGAGGGCATAAGATCCGTATGCTCCCTGATTTTAGCGAGGATGTGGGACAAGCTGGAGCCTTGGTGAGGCATGTCGATGGCACTTTGGAAGGGGCTGGTGATCCTCGAAGTGATGGTTATGCTGCAGGATTTTGA